The Streptomyces sp. NBC_01255 genome window below encodes:
- a CDS encoding bifunctional serine/threonine-protein kinase/ABC transporter substrate-binding protein — protein MQPLRKADPSSIAGYRLLGRLGAGGMGVVYLARSGGGALAALKLIRSEHAADPGFRERFRREARAAERITGRWVVRVLGADPEAREPWLATEYVPGPSLAEAVGLHGALPEPAVRALGARLAAALADMHEAGLVHRDVKPGNVLLALDGPRLIDFGIARSAGATALTATDAMIGTPGFLAPEQARAAGAGEVGPPSDVFSLGCVLAYALTGERPFGTGGVAAVVYRTVHEEPALDDVPDTLLPLVGACLAKDPADRPTAAEVRAALGEAEGPAGDWLPPGLPALIAQRSSRVLDLPVPEPTMLVNSEPPKGVSRRRLLMGGSAVAVAGAGGLTAWLLSRTPAGTGTGTIAGTSTGGGAGGTGAPLAAYTLGLLTDLSGPAKTDGRAQERGARVAVETFNARPDRPFDLVLRVMDDGGDAQRAKAAARALLKDERLVGVLGPATAPAVLAAGGELVDRSVSLVSVLASIPTGEMVKGQTLRQTYFESRPSPDVMIVPFGRYLTERKVVRTAVVEDRAAGRYSWFAVKSMKATPPSMDRGGVVTSHPVEADSEDFAAAVRAALATDPQGVLYAGDSPSRAALCAKALRDQGYEGACGSVEYVLQPEFLTLAGPAAEGWYFGTGYVDPDGIPAAKAFAAAYRKRWGLAGTTPVDRYTTEAYDAVNWIAEALRTAVGDGAESKASAVANALVRDVYEGLAKLYSAKTRNDKATALLGLFLWQVKDGVPVFLGKFDEAAQKAARDGT, from the coding sequence GTGCAGCCTCTCCGCAAGGCCGACCCGTCGTCGATCGCGGGCTACCGGCTCCTCGGCCGCCTCGGCGCGGGCGGCATGGGCGTCGTCTACCTGGCCCGCTCCGGCGGCGGGGCGCTCGCCGCGCTCAAGCTCATCCGGTCCGAGCACGCCGCCGACCCCGGCTTCCGGGAGCGGTTCCGCCGCGAGGCCCGCGCCGCCGAGCGCATCACGGGGCGCTGGGTCGTCCGCGTCCTCGGCGCGGATCCGGAGGCCCGGGAGCCCTGGCTGGCGACCGAGTACGTGCCGGGGCCGTCGCTCGCCGAGGCCGTCGGTCTGCACGGCGCCCTGCCCGAGCCGGCCGTCCGCGCCCTGGGCGCCCGGCTCGCGGCCGCGCTGGCCGACATGCACGAGGCGGGGCTCGTCCACCGGGACGTCAAGCCGGGCAACGTCCTCCTCGCCCTCGACGGGCCGCGGCTCATCGACTTCGGCATCGCCCGCTCCGCCGGCGCGACCGCGCTGACCGCCACGGACGCGATGATCGGCACCCCCGGCTTCCTCGCCCCCGAGCAGGCCCGCGCCGCCGGGGCCGGCGAGGTCGGCCCGCCGAGCGACGTCTTCTCGCTCGGCTGTGTCCTCGCGTACGCGCTGACAGGGGAGCGCCCCTTCGGTACGGGCGGGGTGGCGGCCGTCGTCTACCGCACCGTCCACGAGGAGCCCGCCCTCGACGACGTACCGGACACGCTCTTGCCCCTGGTCGGCGCCTGTCTGGCGAAGGATCCGGCGGACCGCCCCACGGCGGCCGAGGTGCGGGCGGCGCTGGGGGAGGCCGAGGGCCCGGCGGGCGACTGGCTGCCGCCCGGCCTGCCCGCGCTGATCGCCCAGCGCTCCTCGCGGGTCCTCGACCTGCCGGTCCCCGAGCCGACGATGCTCGTGAACTCCGAGCCCCCGAAGGGGGTTTCGCGGCGCAGGCTGCTGATGGGCGGCTCGGCGGTGGCCGTCGCGGGCGCGGGCGGCCTGACCGCGTGGCTCCTGAGCCGCACCCCGGCGGGCACGGGGACGGGCACGATCGCGGGGACGAGTACGGGTGGGGGAGCGGGCGGCACCGGGGCCCCGCTCGCCGCGTACACGCTCGGTCTGCTCACCGACCTCAGCGGCCCCGCCAAGACGGACGGCCGGGCCCAGGAACGCGGGGCCCGGGTGGCCGTGGAGACCTTCAACGCCCGCCCGGACCGCCCCTTCGACCTGGTCCTCCGGGTCATGGACGACGGCGGGGACGCCCAGCGCGCCAAGGCCGCTGCCCGCGCCCTCCTCAAGGACGAGAGGCTGGTCGGCGTCCTCGGCCCGGCGACCGCCCCGGCCGTCCTCGCCGCGGGAGGCGAACTCGTCGACCGATCGGTCTCGTTGGTGAGCGTCCTCGCCTCGATCCCGACGGGCGAGATGGTGAAGGGCCAGACCCTCAGGCAGACCTACTTCGAGTCACGTCCGTCCCCCGACGTGATGATCGTGCCCTTCGGGCGCTACCTCACCGAGCGCAAGGTCGTCCGGACCGCCGTCGTGGAGGACCGCGCCGCGGGCCGGTACAGCTGGTTCGCCGTCAAGAGCATGAAGGCCACCCCGCCGTCGATGGACCGGGGCGGGGTGGTGACCTCGCACCCCGTCGAGGCGGACAGCGAGGACTTCGCGGCCGCCGTACGGGCCGCCCTCGCGACCGACCCGCAGGGCGTGCTGTACGCGGGCGACTCGCCGAGCCGGGCCGCGCTGTGCGCCAAGGCCCTGCGCGACCAGGGGTACGAGGGGGCCTGCGGCAGCGTCGAGTACGTGCTCCAGCCGGAGTTCCTCACCCTCGCGGGGCCGGCGGCGGAGGGCTGGTACTTCGGCACGGGGTACGTCGACCCCGACGGGATCCCGGCAGCGAAGGCGTTCGCCGCCGCGTACCGGAAGCGCTGGGGACTGGCCGGGACGACCCCCGTCGACCGGTACACCACGGAGGCGTACGACGCCGTCAACTGGATCGCGGAGGCGCTGCGCACGGCGGTCGGGGACGGTGCCGAGTCGAAGGCCTCCGCCGTCGCGAACGCGCTGGTGCGGGACGTCTACGAGGGGCTGGCCAAGCTGTACTCCGCCAAGACCAGGAACGACAAGGCCACGGCCCTCCTGGGGCTCTTCCTGTGGCAGGTGAAGGACGGAGTGCCCGTCTTCCTCGGGAAGTTCGACGAGGCGGCGCAGAAGGCGGCGCGGGACGGGACATGA